The following proteins are co-located in the Pochonia chlamydosporia 170 chromosome 6, whole genome shotgun sequence genome:
- a CDS encoding major facilitator superfamily protein (similar to Coccidioides posadasii C735 delta SOWgp XP_003069245.1), with translation MAPSQDLGERDQQPPVSYPDLENGQHGKIPNGQASTTGTEGSGTPRANEKDDILLPNGNHDLKEKSQETNTNIVDWDGPDDPANPQNWTLSKKWLNISVVGLITFNVPLASSMFAPAVPQLLQDFHTDNASLSTFVVSVYILGLAAGPLILAPMSELYGRLNVYHVGNVLFIIFTVACGLATNINMLVAFRFLAGLVGAAPIAIGAGTIADVTNLQQRGTAMSIWSLGPLLGPSIGPVIGGFLSQAAGWRWIFWLLAIIAGAVAIISFFVLQETHAPTLLKRKTNRLRKDTGNMELRSKLDTQLPPKEMFLRAIVRPCKMLLFSPVCLILSLYSAFVYALIYFMFSTFSFIFKANYGFNQGTVGLVYLACGIGMLLGLGIQQLTGDRVRQRLADKRNGGDHKPEYRFPPMFIAGGLLPAGLFMYGWTVQYHVHWAVPLLGTLIAGIGICIISICINTYLVDTFTMYAASALAASAVLRSVFAAVLPLFALQMYNKLGLGWGNSLLAFVGLGMWPITLLFFVHGEKLRKNPKFQIKF, from the exons atGGCACCAAGCCAAGATTTGGGCGAGCGGGACCAGCAGCCACCAGTGTCATACCCAGACCTTGAAAATGGCCAGCATGGTAAAATACCAAATGGGCAAGCCTCTACTACAGGAACAGAGGGTAGTGGCACACCTCGAGCGAACGAGAAAGACGATATTCTCCTACCAAACGGCAATCATGAcctgaaggagaagagccaGGAGACCAATACGAACATCGTAGACTGGGATGGACCAGACGACCCAGCTAACCCTCAAAACTG GACTCTTTCCAAGAAATGGCTAAATATTTCCGTTGTCGGCTTAATCACATTCAATGTACccctcgcctcctccatgTTTGCACCCGCCGTGCCACAACTACTCCAGGACTTCCACACGGATAACGCGTCCCTTTCTACATTCGTCGTCTCAGTCTACATATTGGGCTTGGCTGC AGGGCCACTTATACTTGCCCCGATGAGCGAGCTTTACGGAAGACTCAACGTCTACCATGTTGGCAACGTacttttcatcatcttcacagTCGCCTGCGGCTTAGCCACTAACATTAACATGCTTGTTGCATTTCGCTTCTTGGCCGGGCTAGTCGGTGCGGCTCCCATCGCCATAGGAGCTGGAACAATTGCAGACGTTACAAATTTGCAACAACGAGGAACAGCCATGTCAATTTGGAGTCTCGGTCCTCTTCTAGGCCCATCTATAGGACCCGTCATCGGTGGCTTCCTTTCGCAAGCCGCAGGTTGGCGTTGGATCTTTTGGCTGCTGGCTATTATTGCTGGCGCCGTCGCCATCATTAGCTTCTTCGTACTACAGGAAACCCATGCGCCAACGTTGTTGAAAAGGAAAACAAACCGCCTGAGAAAAGATACCGGAAACATGGAGCTTCGATCGAAACTCGACACGCAACTGCCGCCAAAGGAGATGTTTTTGCGTGCCATTGTCCGGCCGTGCAAGATGCTGCTCTTCTCACCCGTGTGCCTCATCCTCAGTCTTTACTCCGCTTTTGTCTATGCCTTGATCTACTTCATGTTCAGTACCttttccttcatcttcaaggCCAACTATGGCTTCAATCAAGGCACTGTTGGGCTGGTTTATCTCGCCTGTGGCATCGGCATGCTGCTTGGCCTCGGCATTCAGCAATTGACGGGAGATCGGGTCAGACAAAGGCTCGCAGACAAGCGCAATGGCGGCGACCACAAGCCAGAATACCGCTTTCCGCCTATGTTCATAGCCGGTGGGCTTCTCCCCGCTGGGCTTTTCATGTACGGCTGGACGGTACAGTACCATGTCCATTGGGCAGTACCTCTTCTGGGAACTCTGATTGCGGGCATCGGTATCTGTATAATCAGCATTTGCATCAACACCTACCTCGTCGATACGTTTACAATGTATGCTGCCTCTGCGCTGGCGGCTTCAGCTGTCTTGCGCTCagtgtttgctgctgtgttGCCGCTTTTTGCCTTGCAGATGTATAATAAACTCGGCTTGGGATGGGGCAATAGTctgcttgcttttgttggCTTGGGCATGTGGCCGATCACGTTGCTCTTTTTTGTTCATGGTGAAAAGTTGCGCAAGAACCCCAAGTTTCAGATCAAGTTTTAG